The sequence ACTACGGGACGATCTATCTCCCCAGCGACCGCACGCGGGCACACTGGGACACCGTCGAGACCGTGTTGTCACAACTCGAAGCGTAATATGACCCACACCAACCCACATTCGGCACCGTCGACGACCCGGCCAGGAGTGATCGTATGAGCGTGATGTTGGACGCCGCCCGCGTCGCTGCGGGCCTCAACGTCCTGCTTCTGCTGTTCGTGATCGGGATCTGGGTCAACACCTACCGGGAGATCCGCGCCCCATTTACGCTCGCGTCGATGGTCTTCGCGGGCTTTCTGCTGGCGGAGAACGTGGTCGCGCTGCTGTTCTACTTCAATGCGCCGGCGATGCCGACGGTCGCCGTCCGGGTGATGATGATCCTGCAGATCCTCGAGACGGCCGGTATAAGCGTGCTCGCGTACGTCACCTGGCAGTAGTCGGGTTACTCGGCGGACGGACGCCAGATCGCGGTGACGACCCCCGCCTCGACCTCCGCGGTGCGGTATTCGATCCCCCGCTCGTCCAGTTTCGGGAAGAGGAACTGCGGCACCCGGTCGTTGAGCTGGACGAACACCGTCGGCTCCTCGAGGTCGGCGACCCGGGTCATCGTCTCCTCCAGCGGCTTCGGCGGCGGGAGGTCCCGTGCGTCGAGGAAGTCGACCGGGCGATCCGTCGACAGGTCGACGGCCGCGAGGTACGGTTCCGGATCCATACCTCACGGTATGGGGGCCGGTAAAGGGTAGTCGACGCCGAACACGTTCGGCGTACGACCTTGGAGAGGGGGCGCCGTACCGTCGACGCACGATGTCAGGACCGCCGCCACGCGTTACGACCGGAGACGACGGGGGGTCGCCGCCGGAGTCGGTCGGATCCGACGCCGGCGACGCGGCCCCGCCGGATCCCGGCCGGATCGACACGGACCGTCGGCCCTTCGTGCTCGTGTGGGAGGTCACGCAGGCGTGTGACCTCGCCTGCGATCACTGCCGCGCGGACGCCCAGCCGGCGCGGCACCCCGACGAGCTCACGACCGCGGAGGGCAAACAGCTCCTCGAAGACGCGCGATCGTTCGGCGACGGACAGCTGGTCGTGCTCTCCGGCGGCGACCCGCTGGTCCGGCCGGACCTGCTCGAACTCGTCGAGTACGGCACCGAACGGGGCCTCCGGATGACGCTGACCCCCAGCGGAACGGCGTCGCTCACGCCGGAGACCATCGCGGCCCTCGCCGACGCCGGGATCCGGCGGCTGGCGCTGAGCCTCGACGGGGCGTCGGCGGCCGCCCACGACGACTTTCGGGGCGAGTCCGGCAGCTTCGAGCAGACCGTAGCGGCCGCGCGAGCCGCACGGGACGCCGGGATCCCGGTGCAGATCAACACCACCGTCTGTGCGGCGACCGCGGGGGAGCTTCCCGACCTTCGCGATCTGGTCGCCGACCTCGGAGCGGTGCTGTGGTCGGTGTTCTTCCTCGTTCCGGTGGGTCGGGGGCGGGTGCTCGATCCGGTCCCGCCGGAGCGTGCCGACGAGATACTGAACTGGCTCTCGGACGTCGGCGAGGAGTCACGGTTCGGAATCAAGACGACCGAAGCGCCGCAGTACCGCCGGGTGGCGATCCAGCGCCGCCGGGACGCGAGCGACGCGCCGGAGGGGGACGGCATCGGCCGGCGGCTCGGGATCACCGCCGGCGACGGGTTCGCGTTCGTGAGCCACACCGGCGAACTGTACCCGTCGGGCTTCCTGCCCGAGTCCGCGGGCTCGGTTCGCGACGGGGATCTGGTGGGACTGTACCGCAACAGCGACCTGTTCCGGTCGCTTCGGGACCCCGACGGGTTCCGAGGGAAGTGCGGCGCCTGCGAGTTCCGACACGTCTGCGGCGGGAGCCGGTCGCGGGCGTACGCCCACACCGGCGACCCGCTCGCGAGCGACCCGCTGTGTCCGTACGTTCCGGAGGGGTACGACGGGCCGATGCCGGCGGGCCGGGCGGACTGATACTGTTGGCTATAACTACGTGAAGATTTTCGACACCCCGGGGTGTCGAAATCCGTCACGCGACGATAGCCGACAGTATGAGAACCGAGTTTTCCGCGCGGCGTCTCGGGGCGAACAGTCGGCACACGCAGCACCCGCGTCGACGTGCCGAGCAACCGCTGCCCGACGCGGGGTGAGTTCTACGTCACGGGGGC comes from Halobellus ruber and encodes:
- a CDS encoding DUF2249 domain-containing protein gives rise to the protein MDPEPYLAAVDLSTDRPVDFLDARDLPPPKPLEETMTRVADLEEPTVFVQLNDRVPQFLFPKLDERGIEYRTAEVEAGVVTAIWRPSAE
- a CDS encoding TIGR04053 family radical SAM/SPASM domain-containing protein produces the protein MSGPPPRVTTGDDGGSPPESVGSDAGDAAPPDPGRIDTDRRPFVLVWEVTQACDLACDHCRADAQPARHPDELTTAEGKQLLEDARSFGDGQLVVLSGGDPLVRPDLLELVEYGTERGLRMTLTPSGTASLTPETIAALADAGIRRLALSLDGASAAAHDDFRGESGSFEQTVAAARAARDAGIPVQINTTVCAATAGELPDLRDLVADLGAVLWSVFFLVPVGRGRVLDPVPPERADEILNWLSDVGEESRFGIKTTEAPQYRRVAIQRRRDASDAPEGDGIGRRLGITAGDGFAFVSHTGELYPSGFLPESAGSVRDGDLVGLYRNSDLFRSLRDPDGFRGKCGACEFRHVCGGSRSRAYAHTGDPLASDPLCPYVPEGYDGPMPAGRAD